A single Methanolobus sp. ZRKC5 DNA region contains:
- the rtcA gene encoding RNA 3'-terminal phosphate cyclase yields MIEIDGSYGEGGGQILRTAVALSAIIKEDIEINNIRHNRPKKGLKTQHLKSIEAVAMMCDADINGLFPGSTQIYFSPSEIRGVETHIQIGTAGSIPLLMQSIMPIAAYSPERTKLRITGGTDVAWSPSIDYLKELTLNALSKMGYKADIRLIERGYYPKGGGVAEIEIKPSTLKGFDFKTVKKEIHGVSHCSNLPEHVAKRQADSAQKVLEENGTDVHIDIETENYHSTGSGITLWSGLAGSVNTGKKGMPAEKVGSQAALILLDELKSRAAVDIHLADQLIPYMGLAGSGSFTTRELTPHCLTNIHVTEQLLDVHFVINKSNGLIKISVE; encoded by the coding sequence GCTATTATTAAAGAAGATATCGAAATAAATAATATACGTCATAATCGTCCAAAAAAAGGACTGAAAACCCAGCATCTCAAATCCATTGAGGCTGTTGCCATGATGTGTGATGCCGACATCAATGGACTTTTTCCGGGCTCCACTCAGATATACTTTTCTCCATCGGAAATAAGGGGGGTTGAAACACACATACAGATTGGAACTGCAGGAAGTATTCCATTGCTCATGCAGTCTATCATGCCAATAGCCGCTTATTCTCCAGAAAGGACAAAACTGAGAATAACTGGGGGAACCGATGTTGCATGGTCTCCATCAATAGACTACTTGAAAGAACTGACATTAAATGCTCTGTCAAAAATGGGGTACAAAGCAGATATAAGACTTATTGAACGTGGATATTACCCAAAAGGTGGAGGGGTCGCAGAAATAGAAATAAAACCTTCCACATTAAAAGGATTTGACTTTAAAACAGTGAAAAAGGAGATACATGGAGTATCACATTGTTCTAACCTGCCTGAACATGTCGCAAAAAGGCAGGCTGATTCTGCGCAGAAAGTGCTGGAAGAGAATGGAACAGATGTGCATATTGACATTGAAACAGAAAATTACCACTCAACCGGAAGCGGAATCACATTATGGTCTGGTCTTGCGGGATCTGTAAATACAGGAAAAAAAGGAATGCCTGCAGAAAAAGTAGGTAGTCAGGCAGCCCTGATATTGCTTGATGAACTGAAATCCCGGGCAGCTGTTGATATTCATCTGGCTGACCAACTAATACCTTACATGGGACTTGCCGGAAGCGGATCATTTACCACAAGGGAGCTTACACCGCATTGCCTGACAAACATCCACGTGACCGAACAGTTACTTGACGTACACTTCGTAATAAATAAAAGCAACGGCCTGATAAAAATATCCGTAGAATGA
- a CDS encoding RNA 2'-phosphotransferase, whose product MIRKCKEHGYFRGESCPDCGEEGRYVLDDDREERLGRFVSGALRHFPEDVGIEMDSLGWVGLGQLCDVMKKRYKWGTMERLISLVESDLKGRYEIEDNFIRARYGHSVDVDLISDYPENDLPYLYYGVSQEETDMLLDNGIFPIRQCYVHLSTSFEKSKEAASVHTDNPVIIEVDANAAQQDGVDIVTVNADIVLARGIPPEYLSVVELEE is encoded by the coding sequence ATGATCCGTAAATGTAAAGAGCATGGCTATTTCAGGGGAGAAAGCTGCCCTGATTGTGGAGAAGAAGGACGTTATGTGCTGGATGATGATCGGGAAGAGAGACTTGGAAGGTTTGTTTCCGGTGCATTGAGACACTTCCCTGAAGACGTGGGTATTGAAATGGACTCACTAGGCTGGGTAGGGCTGGGTCAACTTTGCGATGTCATGAAAAAACGCTATAAATGGGGAACCATGGAGCGTCTGATCTCACTTGTTGAATCTGACCTGAAAGGGCGTTATGAGATAGAGGACAATTTCATAAGGGCAAGATATGGCCACTCTGTAGATGTGGACCTTATATCTGATTATCCTGAAAATGATCTGCCTTACCTGTACTATGGTGTCAGTCAGGAAGAGACGGACATGTTGCTCGATAATGGTATCTTCCCTATCAGGCAGTGCTATGTACATCTTAGTACCTCATTTGAAAAATCAAAGGAAGCCGCTTCGGTTCACACGGATAACCCTGTTATTATCGAGGTAGATGCAAATGCTGCTCAGCAGGATGGGGTCGATATTGTTACCGTAAATGCTGACATTGTTCTTGCAAGGGGAATTCCACCGGAATATCTCAGTGTTGTAGAACTTGAGGAATGA
- a CDS encoding OB-fold nucleic acid binding domain-containing protein — protein MDEINDIYEKLGGIISKEDFTREVEEKVEQMSGLCDIRTAAMLVAHDHGASDTGENQLQKISGITPSSGNIKFIAKVMSVFPAKEFNRNDGTVGRVANIIVADETGSIRLTLWDDRADLVKTGNIEVGQNYQVAGYVKEGYSGIEVNIGNNGVLCETDEKVEARIDSKKIEDIKSGMGDLNIRGRILDIADIRTFNKKDGTVGKVANIMIGDETGKIRVTLWDETADLTTELQTDDSVEIINGYAKENNFNQQVEMQVGNRSTIRKIEDEVEFKEDFTSIADIIPGESYSISGQVSGLGEMKEFDRDDGTVNMVSNIYVSDDTGRIRIALWGDHALLVDQLDIDMAVEIIDAFSKSGFNDEIELSAGNRTRIVVR, from the coding sequence ATGGATGAGATAAATGACATATATGAAAAGCTCGGCGGCATCATCAGTAAAGAAGATTTTACACGTGAGGTTGAAGAGAAAGTAGAACAAATGAGCGGACTCTGCGACATCAGGACCGCCGCCATGCTTGTGGCCCACGACCATGGAGCCAGTGACACAGGAGAAAACCAATTGCAGAAAATATCAGGCATAACTCCAAGCAGTGGTAATATCAAGTTCATTGCAAAGGTCATGTCTGTTTTCCCTGCAAAGGAATTCAACCGAAATGACGGCACCGTTGGCAGAGTTGCAAATATCATTGTTGCAGACGAAACCGGATCTATACGCCTGACATTATGGGATGACAGGGCAGATCTTGTGAAGACAGGAAATATTGAAGTTGGCCAGAATTACCAGGTAGCCGGCTACGTCAAGGAAGGATATTCCGGTATTGAAGTAAATATAGGCAACAACGGGGTTCTTTGTGAAACAGATGAAAAAGTAGAAGCCCGCATCGATTCAAAAAAGATAGAAGATATCAAAAGTGGAATGGGTGACCTTAACATTCGTGGCAGGATCCTTGATATAGCCGATATAAGAACATTCAACAAAAAAGATGGTACTGTCGGAAAAGTCGCAAACATTATGATCGGTGATGAAACAGGCAAAATAAGAGTGACACTCTGGGATGAGACTGCAGATCTTACAACAGAACTCCAGACAGATGACTCTGTAGAAATAATCAATGGATACGCAAAGGAGAACAATTTCAACCAGCAGGTAGAAATGCAGGTTGGAAATCGCAGTACTATCAGAAAAATCGAGGATGAAGTAGAGTTCAAGGAAGATTTCACATCCATAGCTGATATCATACCGGGAGAATCATATTCCATATCAGGACAGGTGTCAGGACTTGGGGAAATGAAGGAATTCGATCGGGACGACGGGACTGTGAATATGGTTTCAAACATTTATGTCTCAGATGATACCGGAAGGATACGAATTGCATTATGGGGCGACCATGCCCTCCTTGTAGACCAGCTAGATATCGATATGGCTGTGGAAATAATTGATGCATTCTCTAAATCCGGATTCAATGATGAAATAGAACTTAGTGCAGGAAACCGGACAAGAATAGTTGTTCGTTAA
- a CDS encoding CBS domain-containing protein, which produces MVLKVQDDIQTDVSIMEIHNEMLVKEIMSKHVFGIDVTASVLDVARKMAEKDTGSIIVNEDGDSTGIITERDIIIKTVVRNVLPAKMTAREIMSTPIIATKPATNIIEAAEMMVRSNIRRLAVMEGDQIIGMVTDRDIIAIAPGLNTILEGLIELHHENNYTQEPELERGICQRCGAFVDSLTNVNELMLCEDCKEEEGYYD; this is translated from the coding sequence ATGGTCTTGAAAGTTCAGGATGACATTCAAACCGATGTCTCCATAATGGAGATTCATAATGAGATGTTGGTCAAGGAAATAATGTCAAAGCACGTTTTTGGCATTGATGTCACTGCTAGTGTCCTTGATGTTGCAAGGAAAATGGCGGAAAAAGATACAGGTAGCATCATCGTAAATGAAGACGGTGATAGTACCGGCATCATAACTGAACGTGACATAATAATCAAAACGGTTGTCAGAAATGTACTCCCTGCAAAGATGACTGCCAGAGAGATCATGTCGACTCCTATTATAGCAACAAAACCGGCGACGAACATAATCGAAGCTGCTGAAATGATGGTGAGATCCAACATTCGCAGGCTTGCTGTGATGGAAGGTGACCAAATAATTGGAATGGTAACTGACAGGGATATAATAGCTATTGCACCCGGTCTGAACACTATTCTGGAAGGTCTGATCGAACTACATCATGAGAATAACTATACTCAGGAACCGGAGCTTGAACGTGGCATATGCCAACGTTGCGGAGCTTTTGTTGACAGCCTGACGAATGTTAATGAATTGATGCTGTGTGAAGATTGTAAAGAAGAAGAAGGTTACTATGACTAG
- a CDS encoding CBS domain-containing protein, which yields MNVKDIMSSPVFTIAPEETVAHARNLMLKHKISTLVVAQNEEMIGIITKTDLGKRLAQAEPMWRRRPIDKIPVNMVMHENPITIYPGASVTQAIDLMMENGINSLAVVNREVVGIITGTDIMKYFSEQDVKTKISEVMTEDIVFVHRHHTINHVIHEMEENKTNRVIVTDDSDEAVGMITTSNVAFNIMADNEGKLPSKSIKMTRRSTPAGQKEYRYVKEVPLVSEDIMSELPPAVDIKNKAVYAAKMMLSEHTIALPVVNDGKIIGLISRRDILKAVQ from the coding sequence ATGAATGTGAAAGACATTATGAGTTCACCGGTCTTTACCATAGCACCGGAAGAAACCGTAGCGCATGCAAGAAACCTGATGCTTAAGCACAAGATCAGCACCCTGGTGGTTGCTCAGAATGAAGAAATGATTGGTATTATCACAAAGACAGACCTTGGAAAAAGGCTTGCACAAGCCGAACCCATGTGGAGAAGAAGACCAATTGATAAAATTCCTGTAAACATGGTGATGCATGAAAACCCCATCACAATATACCCAGGTGCTTCTGTGACCCAGGCAATCGATCTGATGATGGAGAATGGTATAAACTCACTGGCCGTAGTGAACAGGGAAGTAGTTGGTATAATAACTGGAACTGACATTATGAAATACTTCTCTGAGCAGGATGTGAAAACTAAAATTTCAGAAGTAATGACAGAAGATATCGTGTTTGTCCACAGACATCACACTATCAATCATGTAATCCATGAAATGGAGGAGAACAAGACAAACCGTGTTATCGTTACAGATGATTCTGATGAAGCTGTTGGAATGATAACAACAAGCAACGTGGCATTCAATATAATGGCTGACAATGAAGGAAAACTTCCATCAAAGAGTATAAAGATGACCAGGCGTTCAACTCCTGCTGGTCAGAAGGAATATCGCTACGTAAAAGAAGTTCCTCTTGTTTCCGAAGATATAATGTCAGAGCTCCCACCAGCTGTAGATATCAAGAACAAGGCAGTGTATGCAGCAAAGATGATGCTATCAGAACACACTATTGCCCTACCGGTTGTTAATGATGGGAAAATTATTGGCCTTATCAGCAGGAGAGACATACTTAAAGCAGTACAGTAA
- a CDS encoding CBS domain-containing protein: MEVKDIMAEPLVVDKSDTISHALDIMDKKGTRRLLVRHDDKLLGVLTMRNLTRELGTRKKGSKPASSLHVATAISDNFTKVLPDTKATDAITLMVKNGGVIVVMENDKILGWVTPNEILKNNIFSGYAGEIMQPDPIVASPADRVSHVRRLMLDNNVGRIPIIEGDKLVGMVTETDIATAMRSFRDLVEGSKQDSRIKNLIVEDIIKMSVKTVYTNTSTTDAAKMMLEENLGGLPVINLEGQMVGLITRRSIIRGMAQ, translated from the coding sequence ATGGAAGTAAAGGATATAATGGCAGAACCACTGGTAGTAGATAAATCAGACACTATTTCCCATGCACTTGACATTATGGACAAGAAAGGGACAAGACGTCTTCTGGTAAGACACGATGATAAGCTGCTTGGCGTACTTACCATGAGAAACCTTACAAGGGAACTCGGAACTCGTAAAAAAGGAAGTAAGCCAGCTTCTTCCCTGCATGTAGCAACAGCAATATCAGATAATTTCACAAAAGTACTGCCGGATACGAAGGCAACCGATGCTATCACGCTGATGGTAAAGAACGGAGGAGTGATAGTTGTTATGGAGAATGACAAGATTCTTGGTTGGGTGACTCCTAACGAGATACTCAAGAACAACATTTTCAGCGGGTATGCCGGAGAGATAATGCAACCGGATCCTATTGTAGCAAGTCCTGCAGACCGTGTCAGCCATGTAAGAAGACTTATGCTTGACAACAATGTTGGAAGAATACCTATCATAGAAGGTGACAAACTTGTTGGAATGGTAACGGAAACGGATATTGCAACAGCCATGCGCTCTTTCCGTGACCTGGTCGAAGGCAGTAAACAGGATTCCCGTATAAAGAATCTTATTGTCGAGGATATTATAAAGATGAGTGTAAAAACAGTCTACACAAACACCTCAACAACTGATGCAGCAAAAATGATGCTAGAAGAGAATCTTGGAGGACTGCCCGTTATCAACCTTGAAGGTCAGATGGTTGGGCTAATAACCAGAAGAAGCATTATCAGAGGAATGGCACAGTAA
- a CDS encoding RNA ligase: protein MKYYPKIELDIEKAADCLELPPSRLQELVEKKNLQQNWDEYNNIYRFEGHVPNFEDGTVLIDKSGSFELIRGFPKIKRAMLLEPAVKKNFGEIDSVAVEEKMNGYNVRVIDYNSKLIAFTRSGHVCPYSTERVRKFLKRDFFIDHPDIIVYGEMVGPDNPYVQKYVYNIESLKFFVFDLRYKNSGEALTVHKRRELAEEYTFDNVRLFGKFNISEAPGEITKIIKELGKKGHEGVVIKDPEMVLQPMKYTCSESNCSDLHHAFKFYNETGRDFLFSRVVREGFQSYEWKENEEDFQKRCLRLGESLLNPMKKTIAQVQAGQRISDDFKIRVGDKETIHKFRSYLQRFGLYVAFEIQEKKGDEYIINIRKVNKSTNDKTLAMLEGQLWS from the coding sequence ATGAAATATTACCCGAAGATAGAACTTGATATTGAGAAGGCGGCAGACTGTTTGGAACTTCCGCCTTCCAGACTTCAAGAACTTGTTGAGAAGAAAAACCTGCAACAAAACTGGGATGAATACAACAATATTTACAGATTTGAAGGACACGTACCAAATTTTGAAGACGGGACCGTGTTGATCGATAAATCTGGCTCTTTTGAACTCATAAGGGGTTTTCCTAAGATTAAAAGAGCAATGCTTCTTGAACCTGCAGTAAAGAAAAATTTCGGTGAAATAGATTCTGTAGCTGTTGAAGAGAAAATGAACGGATATAATGTCCGTGTTATCGACTACAACAGTAAACTCATTGCTTTTACCCGTAGCGGCCATGTTTGCCCTTATTCTACGGAAAGGGTACGGAAATTCCTCAAAAGGGATTTCTTCATAGATCACCCTGATATCATTGTATATGGAGAAATGGTGGGCCCTGATAATCCATATGTGCAAAAATATGTCTACAATATAGAGTCCCTGAAATTTTTTGTTTTTGACTTGAGGTATAAGAATTCAGGAGAAGCCCTGACAGTCCACAAAAGGAGAGAATTGGCAGAGGAATATACTTTCGATAATGTTAGGTTATTTGGTAAATTCAACATCAGTGAAGCACCTGGCGAGATTACAAAAATTATCAAAGAACTTGGAAAAAAGGGACACGAAGGCGTTGTTATCAAAGATCCTGAGATGGTATTGCAACCAATGAAATACACATGTTCAGAAAGTAATTGTTCTGACCTGCACCATGCATTCAAATTCTACAATGAAACCGGACGGGATTTCCTCTTCTCCAGAGTAGTACGTGAGGGGTTCCAGTCTTACGAATGGAAAGAAAATGAGGAAGATTTCCAGAAAAGATGCCTCAGGCTTGGAGAAAGTTTACTCAACCCGATGAAAAAGACGATAGCTCAGGTCCAGGCAGGCCAGCGGATCTCCGATGATTTCAAGATCAGAGTAGGGGACAAGGAAACCATCCACAAATTCAGATCATATCTGCAGAGATTTGGTCTTTATGTTGCGTTCGAGATACAGGAGAAAAAAGGTGATGAATATATCATCAACATCAGGAAGGTAAACAAGAGCACAAATGATAAGACCCTTGCAATGTTAGAAGGACAGTTGTGGTCGTGA